The Pontibacter sp. SGAir0037 DNA segment GGCGCCCACTTCATCTGGTTGTTCGGGTAACCCGGGTATTTATGGTTACCGCCACCGCTCCAGATATTGCCTTCATCCCAGTTCCAGTCATGATACTCACGCACAAAGCCTACGGCCTGCATCTTGTCTATCGGATCGTCTACGAAAGCGTTTACTCCCATAAACTGATCTATTGTAAACCGGGCAGAAGAAGGCATAGCAGGTGTAGGTGTAGGTGTAGGCGCTGGTGCTGGCGATGCAGGCGTACTTGCCCCCATGCAACCATAAATCACAACTTCCGAAACGTTTGCTCCCACAGATCCGCGGGTAAAGCGCAGGTAGCGGGTGCTTATATTTACGTTGTGCTGGTTCCAGCTTAAATAACCTGTTAATTTATCTGCTACCAGTGGCGTCCAGTTGCCCGGAGAACCTGTCTCTATGGTGAAAGCGCCTGCATCATTCACATCGCGCAGGTATATGGCAGATATGGTAGTGGCAGTACCCAGATCAATATATGCACTTGCCGGATAATCTGAAGCATTCCAACCAGGCATCCACACAGTAGTTGGAGAACCTCCTTGTCCCTGCCCCGGAAGACCAGCCAGCGTCTGCTCATCTACCAGCATTTTAGCATCGCCTTTCCCTTGCTCATTAACAATCATAGATGGCGTAATGGCAAGTTTAGCCGGTACGCAGTTGTTGTTGGTTATAGGTGCAGGAGTTGGAGCAGGTGCCGGAACTGGCGCTGGCGCTGGAACTGGCGTTGCTGTAACTGTAATCTCTTTGCTAAACCCGGACAGGTTGTTGGCCGCATCCTTTGCTCTTACTTTAAACGCATAGCTTGTACCGGCTGTTAAACCTGTAATGGTTGTAGTGGTTCCTGTTACACTACTAAACAAGCTTCCGTTTCGGAACACATCATACCCTGTTACAGCTGTGTTATCTGTTGAAGCGCTCCAGCTTAAGGTGACGCTGGTTTGCGTGATGCTTCCTGCTGTTAAGCTTGCCGGTACTGTTGGGGCCTGCTGATCTGCTACCGGAGCTGGTGCAGGCGCTGGTGTTACTTCCGGAGCAGGTGCCGGATTTGGGCCTGGTGCAGGCGCAGCACCGGATACTGCTGAACCGAAAACAGCTATCTCGCCTATTTGTGAAGACAAACCGGCAAACTCAAACAAGAGCTTATCAGTCTGTACGTTCACTTTCTCAACCCTCCATTTCTCGCCGTAAGACATGTCCCACGCAAACAAATTTACCCAGGCACCTTCTTTGTTATATTTCACAACAAGATCGGTCTTATTCCATCCATCAAAAATGGCAACCTGAGACAAACTGTACGTACTACCCAAATCGAGTTGTACCGTTGGCGTGGCACCCCAGCTTGGGTTCCATATTTTAGAAGGATAAGGAGATGCCGAGTTATTGCTGACAGATGTTCCGATTAAAGCCTGTTCATCTGCTAACTGAGCCAGATCAATGTAGGTGTTTCCCTGTCCCTGGTAATAAGACAGCATCGAAGGTGTGATTGTAACTTTCTGCGCAAAGCTGGTTATGGACAAGAAAAGCAGGCAGATGAGTATGTGTAGTTTGTATTTCATGCTGGTGCCTTATACTATTTTACTATAAATTTAGTCGAAATATAATTTTTCGTTCCCTGTTTCTGAGCCTTTAAAAAATACATACCGGGCTTATAGCCTTTCAGATCAAGGTTAAATTCTTTCGAGTCAGGTTTGATGGTAGAAATAACCTGGCCGGTATTGTCAAAAATCTGTACCTGGTCAAATTCGTCGGTTGTAGGAAGCTGCACATTAATGAAATCAGTCGTCGGATTCGGATAAACAGCTAAAACCTCCTGCTTCAGAAAAGGTGCGGTTACCTTTAATTCTTTAATCTGTATTTCGCCTGTAAAATCCTCACCGGGATTCAGGTAAAAAATAAGGTTTTCTACCTGGTGCTCTACAGCCGTCAGGTCAAAGGAGAGTTGCTGAAAGCTTCCGGGCATTACCTGGTTGCTGAATAAATTCACTTGCGTGTTGTTGGCCGTAAATCCGTCCACCCGCAGCAGAACAGCCTGCTCCGCCTTTACTTCAAATGAGAGGACACCCTCTTTAGAAAGTACATCTTTCAAATCAACTGAAAAAGTCTCCCATGAGTGCTTACTCATTGAAATAGTTACATAATCAGACTTAGGGGTAATTTTAAAATGGTCGTTGCCGTACCAGGTTGGGTCACTTGCGAAGGCACTAGAATAAGTACAAACAGCACAAGCAAAAACAGTTAAAATTCTGCGTCTTAGCTTCATGTGTAATAAAAAAGTTTAAGTTTGTTTGCATAGCACAAAGATGTGAAATTAACCTCCAACCACTTTAATAAATTCACAAAAAGGTTACGTTTTTAACTAAATTCTTTATAATATTATATTACATGTTATTTGGTTAGTAATTGCATAAAATTAATATTATTTGAATAATATTAATTTATAAAAATAATCCAAGAGGTATCCAGCAAGAAGACGCTACTATTGAAAAGAATGAAAAAAGCTATCCTATAAAAGCCAACTGGTCAGGAAGCTGCACATAAAGTACCTGACTGCTGCTTTTATAGGATAAGCTGAGATAAAGAACTACTTTAAAACAGGCAAAACCTGCCGGTAAGCTGTATCTTATTGTTATGAGACTACGATTTGAAAAAATTTAACTTCCTGAAAAACACCATTACTATATGGCTGGCCTCAGAAAAAGCGATTTGCAGAAAGCCATTGAAGTTTAGAGGAAGGTACTTGTTAAGTGCCCAGTAGCCATAGAGCAAACCTGCTACAAAGGTAAAAATGGTAGCTAAAGCAACACCGTAAATGCTGTTAAAGAAGTAAATACTCACAAAGTCGCCAATCACATTTACTGTAAGTGCTACTATTACTTTAATCAGGTTCAGGTGTGGCTTGTTAATGATGTCCAGCGTAATGCCGAGAAATCTTTCCACCGGAAACAAGATGGCAAACAACATGAATATCCTGTAAATATTAGCAGCCTCCGTGCCGACATACTTCTCTCCTCCGATAATCAGGATTACCAGGTCAGCGAAAATAAATACACCTATGGCGATGGGTATAAACAGTAGCGTAAGCATTCCTGCGTACTTCTTCATGATAAAGATTACCTTCTCCTCCTGGTTCTGGTTTACAGCGGCCGACATATCTGGCATGGCAGTGTACAGAGCACTTCGCAGCGGGATTTCAATGGTTTCGAGCAACCGCTGGGAAAGATTATAAATAGCCAGCGGTGCCGGCCCCAGCATGAATTTAATAATAAAGGTATCGGAAGTTCTTAACAGGTTAGAGCATAGAAAGGTACCGACACTATACTTGCCAAAACGGAAAAGCTCTTGTACACAGGCCGTTGTTTTATGCTTTAAGTTAGAGATGCCCGACCAGCCATAGATAAAACAGATGATGCTGCTCAACAACGAACTGGCTAGAAAAGAATATAGTACACTATTCAGGCTTACATGGGAGAAAATATACAAGCCGCCTATCAGGGCTATAAAAGAACCCTGGCTTATGATGCGAATGTACAGGATGATGTCGAACTTTTGCTCTGCCTGCAAAATCCAAAGAGCCACATTGTATGGCAGCGTGGCTATTAAACTGATGCTGAACCATTTTAATAGAAGCAACACTCCCTCATCGGCAATTAAGTGCAGCGTAAAAAAGGCTGGAATGTTTAAAAGTACAAAAAAAGCAGTTATCAATATACCTATATACCAGGCCGAACCAGCCACACTGGCCTGCCGTTCGGCACTTGCACCAGAGTAAAACTTTATGAGTCCTGTTTGCAGCATACCGGTTCTGAGCGCATCGAGCAATAAGAAAGCAAACTGGAAGAAAATCCAGTTACCCATATCCGCTTCGGATAAGAAACGGAAAAGGATGCTGTAAGTAAGGACACTAAAAACAGCCACCACTCCATTACCGGAAAGAGATAAAAAATGCCTGTTTTTAAAAAGTGATAACTGTTTCAAAGGTGCTTCTGCTGTGGTTGATTAATATTAGCTAAAAAATTCTATATTAAATACATTTAGCTGTTCATTGCATGTATCTTTTCTTCTTTTTGGGAAGAGTAGGTATAAATAGCTTTGTAAATTTCGCTTACACTGTTTTCCCAGGTATGGGTGGCGGCAAATTCCTGTCTCAGTTTCTGAAGCCTTTTACTGTCATCTTCCAGTCCGAGTTCTACTAACTGCACATATGCTTCTTTTGACTCCGCCAAGTATACATGCTCTTTAAAAACCTCCATCGCCTCTGTTTTAGTGGCCACCACAGGCTTTCCAAGCGCCAGGTACTCGTCTAATTTCCTGGGATAGTTTCCAATGGTCATTTCGTTTACCCGCTGCGGGTTCAGGCAAACGTTAAAGTTCTGTATGTAAGCAGGGAGCTGTTGAGGCGTTTTCAAACCCAGAAAATGCACGTTGGCCATCTGGTGTAAAGCACTGTTTTTAAAGGCTTCATCTTCAGGCCCCACCAGTACAATGTTCCACTCCGGCCTTTGTGCAGCCATATACTCGAGCACTTCTATATCTAACCGCAGGCTCACCAGGGCACCTACATAACCGATAATAGGTTTGTTCAGAGCCAGCATATCAGCAGGCATCTCCAACTGTTCCGCCTGCTGGAAGCTGCTCAGATCGCAGCCCTGCCCTACATAGTAGGCATTTGTATTATACCTGCCGCAGTAAGAAGCCAGGTAACCGGAGTTCGCCACACAAAGATCGCTTTTGGCAATTAACTGAGGCTCCAGTGCCGCACCATGTTTTCTCCAGTAATCTGTAGCAAGCATATAATCCCTGGAGTAGTACACGCTGATTTCTGGTAATAGCAGGTCTTTAAGGTAAAAGCTTCTGAAAATATCGTTATCGTTAAACAGGATAAAATTGCGGAAGCCTAAACTCCTAATGCTTTTTTCGATGGCACCGGCAAAGCGTTTATTATTGATTTTGTTAAAGTAGTTGTACAAGGGCGAGTGCGGCATCCAGTTGATGGATTCCATGATCTTATCCGGATTCAACACCCAAAGATTTGATGAGACAGCTTTAAGCCCCTGTTCCTTCCCTTTCACAACGCGCAGCCTGTCCTGTATTTTCGGATCGTCGCGGTGTTTCAGCACTGTATTTCTGTCGAGAGGAGCATTCACATACAACACCCTATTGTCTTTGCTGAACTCCAGGGCAATATCTTTACAGTTGCTGCCTATTTCAGTGTCCCAGGGCTGCTGACCTACAATAACAATATCCTTACCTGTTATCTTATACTTGTTCATTTTTCTGAAGCTTATGTTCGTTTCGGCTTATGCCGACATCTTATCCTGGTACGTTGCCAGGCCCAGGACTTCCTTGTCAATCCTATCGAGTATTGTCGCATCCTGCTGTACATCAAACTTCCGGGCAAACAAGCAGTCTGATGCTTTGATACCTGCCAGATCTTTCGTGGTAAGAATCACAGGATGTGCCCCGCCGTCCGACCAGTCTATATACCGGTAATTATGGCAAATCATTTTGTCTCTGTAGGGAGAGTTCATCAGGATGGTCGCAACCAGAAACTCATCTGAGCCCCAGCTAAAGTAGGCAAAACGCCGTAGTTCCGGATGATTATCGAAAAACTGGACCAGGTACTCCGCGCTTTCTATACTGATGGTCCACCAGGTGCTGTTGGAGCCGCCATACAGTTCCATGGGCAGAGGGAACTTGCGCTTAGGCAGCAGCCAGTTAATAAACGCCTGAATGCGATACTGTCCCTTAAATTCGAAATTAGTGGTATGGTATTTTTCCACCCTGGTTATCGCATGGCTCCACCAGTCAGACCCTTCGGGTTCGTCGTAAATAAAAGAACGCCCGATATGTGCTTCTAAAAATTTATGGATTTTGTCAACGGGTTTAATCGGATAATCCTGTCCGCTGATAAGGTTAATAAAATCGTAGGCAATACCTGTCTGTAAAATTTCGCGGGTAGACTCAATAATAGCTTTTGTAAACTTATATGATCCCCAGCGAACATCCAGTCTGTTCTGTATTAAACGCACATGATCAATCAGTTTCAGGTACTCAAAGGGTTCGATCGCACTATTGGTGGAGATATGAATATAAATATCCGCATCATCATGTAGTAACGCTTTAACCAACCTCTCTACCTGTGCCGGCTCTTTATGCGCCATAATCAAGTGAGCTACTCTCATGAAAAATAAGTTTATCTTCTAATTTATTAATACTTCTTACGACTTATCCGACCATGTGTACCTTTGCAAAGGCACATGGCCTGTTTTAAATCAAGCTCTGTTTATGTTCAGGCTACTTTCCACTTCCTGGTTTCTGCTTGCCTTTTCCCAGGCAGCCGGCTGTGCATTTCTGATATACCTTCTAAACCCGACAAATACGGCCACATTCATCATAGTAAAGTATAGCGGAACCAGCAGGAGCTTTATTTTCTTTCCGTTAGCTTCTGCCTGCCACCCAATAGCGGCACTTAGGTAAAGCAAAGCCTGCAGCAGAAACGCAAGTGTATAGATGCCCCCTTCCATCCAGGATAAGATCAGGCTGAGCGGAATCATCAGAGCCAGAAACAAAGGCGTTAAGCTCCAGCGCAGCACACGATGCGATACATACAGGAAAGTTACCACAGGCTGTTTCAGCGGGTTGAGCAGCGAAGCCAGCCGAACCATCGACTGCCAGCCTCCGGCACAGATCCTTATTTTTCGTTTCATTTCCTCTGCCAGCGAAGCAGAGGGAGCTTCCATGGCATAGGCCTTGGGCTCATAAATTACCCTGTAACCCTTCTCAACAATGCGCAGCGATTGCACAAAATCATCCAGAATGGTATCTTCTTCCAAAGGCTGAAACAGCTCCGAACGGAAAGAAACCAACTCTCCTGCAGCACCCATCAGACTATAAATTTCAGAATCGCAGCGCTTCAGAAATGATTCGTATTTCCAGTACAGCCCTTCGCCGGAACCCGAGGCAGAGTCCATGGAAAATATTTTTTTCTCACCGGAAACTGCACCTACCCCGGCATCCTGGTAATGCTTTACAATTTCACGCACAGCCTCTTTATTGAGGTAGGAGTTGCAGTCTGTAAAGATCACGTAAGGTGTTTTTACGAAACTCATGGCCCGGTTTTCAGCCAAGGATTTACCTCCTCGCTGCTGCACGTGCAAGTGCTGCACCTCCGGATATTGGGCCAGCACCTTTGCCGAATGATCGGTAGAGCCATCTGTTATAAAAACTATTTTCAGTTTATCAGCCGGATAATCCAGCATCAGGCAATTCTCAATTTTCTGCTCTAAAATGTCGGCTTCGTTGTAAGCAGGCACAACAAGGGTAACATCTGGCTCAAAGCCTTTTACGGAAACCTCTTTCCGAAATCTGTTCTTACTTTTGGCCCACAGCCATACCACAAGGGCGTAACCTACATAGGTATAGCATGCTACTCCAAAGGCAATCCAAAACGCAATTTTTAAAGTGTACATAGTTCGTAATTAAAATACTTGTATTCGACTGAGTTACCTGTCTGCACTGCCCGACTTTCCGATCAGAAAAAGATAGGCCGGATCAGGTTACTCAATTACCGCTGGCAAATGGTGTGAGCTTGGCTTCACAAAATTATTTCTGCTGTTTACCGGCCTTCAGCCCGTTCATGATTCCCAACACAAAGCAAACAACCGCCGGCAAAAGGATGATCTCAAAAGGCATAGTGGCTGTTAATTATTTAGTGACGGTGATACAGTTTTAGTTTTATGCGGAGTCGGCAAGAACGAAGCTTTGGTTTTATTGATTCTAAACAAGGCGATGCACATGCACAAAACAGCGTACGGAAGCCGGACCATTGCCTTTAGCAGGTCTTTGCTGTATAGTCGCGCTGGCAAAGAAATAAACAGTGTAGCGCTTAACAGCGCTAATAAGCTAAACCAGAAGCTTGTCGGGGGGCCAAAAGGGATTAGGAAAGAAAACAGGAAAAAGATGCCCAACACCCCGATCAGCAACATGCGGGGCACCAGGAAAGCCTGCATTACTTTGTTAAAGAACTCAAAGTTTCCGAATTTGAACAGCTGTACAAAACCCTCTCCTGCATACTTTTTCATGAACTCCAGTTGCGCGGCTATCCAACGGGTACGTTGCTGGGTAAACACTTTGGCGTT contains these protein-coding regions:
- a CDS encoding beta-1,6-N-acetylglucosaminyltransferase, whose product is MRVAHLIMAHKEPAQVERLVKALLHDDADIYIHISTNSAIEPFEYLKLIDHVRLIQNRLDVRWGSYKFTKAIIESTREILQTGIAYDFINLISGQDYPIKPVDKIHKFLEAHIGRSFIYDEPEGSDWWSHAITRVEKYHTTNFEFKGQYRIQAFINWLLPKRKFPLPMELYGGSNSTWWTISIESAEYLVQFFDNHPELRRFAYFSWGSDEFLVATILMNSPYRDKMICHNYRYIDWSDGGAHPVILTTKDLAGIKASDCLFARKFDVQQDATILDRIDKEVLGLATYQDKMSA
- a CDS encoding discoidin domain-containing protein; translation: MKYKLHILICLLFLSITSFAQKVTITPSMLSYYQGQGNTYIDLAQLADEQALIGTSVSNNSASPYPSKIWNPSWGATPTVQLDLGSTYSLSQVAIFDGWNKTDLVVKYNKEGAWVNLFAWDMSYGEKWRVEKVNVQTDKLLFEFAGLSSQIGEIAVFGSAVSGAAPAPGPNPAPAPEVTPAPAPAPVADQQAPTVPASLTAGSITQTSVTLSWSASTDNTAVTGYDVFRNGSLFSSVTGTTTTITGLTAGTSYAFKVRAKDAANNLSGFSKEITVTATPVPAPAPVPAPAPTPAPITNNNCVPAKLAITPSMIVNEQGKGDAKMLVDEQTLAGLPGQGQGGSPTTVWMPGWNASDYPASAYIDLGTATTISAIYLRDVNDAGAFTIETGSPGNWTPLVADKLTGYLSWNQHNVNISTRYLRFTRGSVGANVSEVVIYGCMGASTPASPAPAPTPTPTPAMPSSARFTIDQFMGVNAFVDDPIDKMQAVGFVREYHDWNWDEGNIWSGGGNHKYPGYPNNQMKWAPSEPGWNFDNFYTNVKNAGLGISPAIQGSVSWLHGGISFPYHNKPIDEPGASTTNPNSYEKKAHHMYQFAARYGATPVADGKLTLAPGQPRHTGMGLIKYIEDWNEQDKNWEGPAAQFSPQEYAAMASANYDGHANTMKQGSGTFGIKNADPNMKFVMGGIYELNLDYVKQMKTWFEQNRPDKKFAADVINVHTYAWLNNGPGGGGPAKSPEEDSFKEKMKAFVDYRNQHLPGVEVWISEFGWDTHPTSPLRVPVVGPFDQQEVQGQWMVRAYLAFAAAGVDRAQMYMLRDVNTSDATHFSNSGLVGPKGSWAPKKSWYYVYTMKNTLKNMVFIGEQASGNSDVLIYKFKNVNGSNGGYVVWAKTRKNYTVNGLNVTLAGSPTTATKVEMVNGKTEGVRSSLQINGGKVSVDVSERPVFIMVDNIQ
- a CDS encoding lipopolysaccharide biosynthesis protein, with translation MKQLSLFKNRHFLSLSGNGVVAVFSVLTYSILFRFLSEADMGNWIFFQFAFLLLDALRTGMLQTGLIKFYSGASAERQASVAGSAWYIGILITAFFVLLNIPAFFTLHLIADEGVLLLLKWFSISLIATLPYNVALWILQAEQKFDIILYIRIISQGSFIALIGGLYIFSHVSLNSVLYSFLASSLLSSIICFIYGWSGISNLKHKTTACVQELFRFGKYSVGTFLCSNLLRTSDTFIIKFMLGPAPLAIYNLSQRLLETIEIPLRSALYTAMPDMSAAVNQNQEEKVIFIMKKYAGMLTLLFIPIAIGVFIFADLVILIIGGEKYVGTEAANIYRIFMLFAILFPVERFLGITLDIINKPHLNLIKVIVALTVNVIGDFVSIYFFNSIYGVALATIFTFVAGLLYGYWALNKYLPLNFNGFLQIAFSEASHIVMVFFRKLNFFKS
- a CDS encoding T9SS type A sorting domain-containing protein, with product MKLRRRILTVFACAVCTYSSAFASDPTWYGNDHFKITPKSDYVTISMSKHSWETFSVDLKDVLSKEGVLSFEVKAEQAVLLRVDGFTANNTQVNLFSNQVMPGSFQQLSFDLTAVEHQVENLIFYLNPGEDFTGEIQIKELKVTAPFLKQEVLAVYPNPTTDFINVQLPTTDEFDQVQIFDNTGQVISTIKPDSKEFNLDLKGYKPGMYFLKAQKQGTKNYISTKFIVK
- a CDS encoding glycosyltransferase family 2 protein; this encodes MYTLKIAFWIAFGVACYTYVGYALVVWLWAKSKNRFRKEVSVKGFEPDVTLVVPAYNEADILEQKIENCLMLDYPADKLKIVFITDGSTDHSAKVLAQYPEVQHLHVQQRGGKSLAENRAMSFVKTPYVIFTDCNSYLNKEAVREIVKHYQDAGVGAVSGEKKIFSMDSASGSGEGLYWKYESFLKRCDSEIYSLMGAAGELVSFRSELFQPLEEDTILDDFVQSLRIVEKGYRVIYEPKAYAMEAPSASLAEEMKRKIRICAGGWQSMVRLASLLNPLKQPVVTFLYVSHRVLRWSLTPLFLALMIPLSLILSWMEGGIYTLAFLLQALLYLSAAIGWQAEANGKKIKLLLVPLYFTMMNVAVFVGFRRYIRNAQPAAWEKASRNQEVESSLNINRA
- a CDS encoding glycosyltransferase, which produces MNKYKITGKDIVIVGQQPWDTEIGSNCKDIALEFSKDNRVLYVNAPLDRNTVLKHRDDPKIQDRLRVVKGKEQGLKAVSSNLWVLNPDKIMESINWMPHSPLYNYFNKINNKRFAGAIEKSIRSLGFRNFILFNDNDIFRSFYLKDLLLPEISVYYSRDYMLATDYWRKHGAALEPQLIAKSDLCVANSGYLASYCGRYNTNAYYVGQGCDLSSFQQAEQLEMPADMLALNKPIIGYVGALVSLRLDIEVLEYMAAQRPEWNIVLVGPEDEAFKNSALHQMANVHFLGLKTPQQLPAYIQNFNVCLNPQRVNEMTIGNYPRKLDEYLALGKPVVATKTEAMEVFKEHVYLAESKEAYVQLVELGLEDDSKRLQKLRQEFAATHTWENSVSEIYKAIYTYSSQKEEKIHAMNS